In the genome of Paenibacillus sp. GP183, the window AACCACATTATAGAGGCTAAACTATGAGCAACAACTGTAACTTCTTCATTTTCGGGAATAGCATCAAGAAGAGAAGTTAGATGACTAAGCCAGATTTCCTTATTGGGTTGGTCTTTGTCTGGAAAATCGGGAAAGTAACTCTTTTTACCTCGATTTACTAACTCTTTGTGTAGCCATGATTGCCAATGAGAAGTACCACTCCCGCCGATTCCATATAAAATAAGAAAACTTTTATTCACGATGTTAACCCTCCCAAGAGTATTGTGGTTGAACATGATACCAATTAGAAAGATACACTTCAAGTGTGTGAGACTACATACTTCCGAACCCAAATGACACGCTTAACCAACAAAATGAAAAGATACAGACAAGCAAACTTGAAAGCAGATATATTTGCCGCCTTAGGGTGAAAAGACATAGCACAGAGGGTTCCTTAAAACCATCACAAATTGCCTTTTTCATAATATTACCATACTGATGGTGGGAACATTTATTTACAGAAAATTTCTGGTTTGCTACACAATGCTGCCCCTTAGCGTAATGACACCGGGTCTACCGTCGGGAATGGGATCAAGTTCATGGCATCGCCCAGTGTCAAGAACTTGATCCCATAAACAAAAAAAGTCGCGATTTCGCGACATTTTATGGGACAAAGTTCATGACTCCCGACACCGACATTTTAATCCATCCATTAATTAATCCATTTTTAATAAACGCTTTAAGCTATAACCTAGTACATCCTGTTGAATCGTTTGATTTTTCTTCGTCGCAGATATCGCGCGTTCCAATTCGAACCCTTGAGTCATTTTGGGTGCATTGCTTCCAAACAAAACCCGATTTGCTCCAAATTCCTGAACACAATTTTCGATGAAATCCTGACGATACACACCCGAAGTTTCAATATATAGATTAGGTCGTTCTCTCATCGCCAGATAAGCATCGGCTTGGGCCATGCCGCTGATGTTGATTTGCCCTCCATTGGTCATAATGATATTGGCATCAGGTACCTTTCCTGCCAAATCGGCTACCTGCAGCGCATGAGATACCCAAGGATAGCCGGTGGCAATCATAACAGGCACTTCCATGGTAGCAGCGAGTTTTACAACCGGAACGACAACATCGGCATTGGCACGATATCCTTCTTCCCATGGATGGAGGAATACCCCTTTTAATCCCAACTTCGTTATCGAACGGGTAACCTCGAGTAAAGCCTTCTCCCCTTGCCTTGGATCCACCCGACAAAACCCGATAAAGTGTTTATTATATTGTTGTGTCAGTTCCGAAATATAATCATTCTCGGTTTCCAGGTGGTAGTTCATAGGCTGCACGGGACTAATGACAGAAACATCGATCTGGTATTGACGCATAGACTCCAAAAGAACTTCAGGCGTTAATTCGTATCCAAAAATCGATTTTCCTACGTGGACATGTGAATCTATGATCATAAGTGTCTCTCACCTACCTTCTCTTGACTCTTTCCAAAATTTGGGCAAAATTCTCACTCATCACTAGCTTGTAATCCTTCTCCGAAAGATCCGCAAACTTGATTTTCTTTACCTCTAAATCCGGGTTGCATCCGGGCCCGTCACTAGCAAACAACACCCGTTCTGCTCCGATCCTTTTTACGGCTTCCTTAATTTTGTCCGGATAAGGCATGGCGGATGTCTCCAGGTAAATGTTTTCGTATTTTTCGGCGACAAGAAGAGCATCATCGACATGAAAATAGCCTCCCATGTGACCTAAAATAATTTTGGAGTCCGGGCAGCTCTCCGCCGCTTTTGCGATTTGCAAAGGCAAGCTCATCGATTCATCCCCGCAATGAAATAAGGTTGGAATATTCAGTTCCCCCGCTTTTCGAATCATGGCAAGGGAAGCTTCATGGTAGGGATGCGTCGAAATGCTTTCGGAGTGGAACTTAAGTCCCTTGAAATTCATGTCCAGAACGGCTTCCTCAAGCAATCGGATCGCTTTCGCTTTTGCTTGAGGATGAAGACGCGCATAACCAATCAGTCGATCGGGGAATTTTTTAACAGCCTCTGCAATGTAAGAAAGCCCATCCTCCTTCAAAACCGGTACATCGCAATAAGTCATAATTACAGCCTTTTGAATTTTTGCTTCATCCAGCAAATCAATGATTTTTTCCGGCGGATCAATCCAACCGTAAGCTTCAAAGTTATCAACGTGCGTGTGGGAATCAATAATGTCGACCAACCTTATTCCTCCTTATTTTTTTAATAGACTCTCGAATGAGTTTATGATACTTATAAATGCGGGAACAATCAACATCATAAAAATGATTGAACCGTAGCATTACTCTCGCATGAATACGGATTCCAGAACAAAAAAATGGCGCTCAGAATTATGCATCCAAATGAAGCAAACCTACCTAAAAATGAATAATCCTGCTTCCTCGAAGGATAGCAAGACTAATTTAATTATTACGAATTACTTCTCTTTTTTTTCTACGACAGCATAATCAACTAACTGTTCAATAAATTCCATTTATGCTCTAAGTCGTTGAGGTAGCCTTCGGTATTGCGATTAAACTTTTTACGTAAT includes:
- a CDS encoding amidohydrolase family protein, with the translated sequence MVDIIDSHTHVDNFEAYGWIDPPEKIIDLLDEAKIQKAVIMTYCDVPVLKEDGLSYIAEAVKKFPDRLIGYARLHPQAKAKAIRLLEEAVLDMNFKGLKFHSESISTHPYHEASLAMIRKAGELNIPTLFHCGDESMSLPLQIAKAAESCPDSKIILGHMGGYFHVDDALLVAEKYENIYLETSAMPYPDKIKEAVKRIGAERVLFASDGPGCNPDLEVKKIKFADLSEKDYKLVMSENFAQILERVKRR
- a CDS encoding amidohydrolase family protein: MIIDSHVHVGKSIFGYELTPEVLLESMRQYQIDVSVISPVQPMNYHLETENDYISELTQQYNKHFIGFCRVDPRQGEKALLEVTRSITKLGLKGVFLHPWEEGYRANADVVVPVVKLAATMEVPVMIATGYPWVSHALQVADLAGKVPDANIIMTNGGQINISGMAQADAYLAMRERPNLYIETSGVYRQDFIENCVQEFGANRVLFGSNAPKMTQGFELERAISATKKNQTIQQDVLGYSLKRLLKMD